The DNA region GCACTGAGATACTCTATACGCCCGTAGCCAAAAGGATGTTTCTTGTCGGGCTGACGACCTGCAAGCTTTGTGCCGATTATGGTTATCAGCGAACTTCCCGCATCGGAGATATTGTTTACTGCATCTAGTACGATAGCTATTGAGTGGGTCAGAGCACCTATCACTGCTTTGAAAGCGGCAAGGAAGACGTTTGCTACTATCCCTGTTATGCTTGTGCGTACTATTACCTTACTTCGGTTATCTGTATCCTGAGTCATATGCTCACGACCTTTCTTCGGAGATCAGCTCCTTCGATTTTTGCACCAGAAATGCCACTTGGGTGCAGGTGGCATGGGTTCATGCCTGATAAGTGCTTTTATCACCCGACGGTGAGTAAAACAACAGCATCCGACAGCTGCGATGACAACTAACAGAACAACAGTACCTTTCATGGTCATTTCCTCCTTATGATATATAGTTTAAGCGTTTATGAGCTGCTGGATAAGCTCACGTTTTTCGTAAAGTATACAGCCACCGTCGTGGTCTTCCAGAAGATATCCCTCATCACGGAGAGTCTTGAACAGCGGTGAATCCATTGCTTCACGCAGTGATGAATCCCTGACGTTGATATCAGAGAAGGGCGAGAAGGGACAAGGTTCTGCACCGCCGTGGGAATTTATATGGAAGAATCCTCTGCCTGCGGCAACACATCCACCAGAACTTTTTTCATCACCGGGGAATGATACGTATACCATCTCCGGTCGAGTCTCTCTAAGGCGTTTTATCTCAGCCTGCATGAATTCACGCTCGGTATCAGTCGGGGCGAGATCTTTGCTTTCCTCGGAAACGGGGACGTACTCAACATATATAACAGCTTTACAGCCCCTTTCCGAAAGGTTGTCGAGAAATTCCCGAGAGGTAACTTCCTTGTAATTCTTCGTGGTCACAGTCACGGAAGCACCGAATATAAGACCCCGCTTTTTTATTTCGTCCATATTGGAAATCAGCTTATCGTATATGCCTTTGCCACGCCTTTCATCGGTCCGCTGACGGTCGCCCTCGATGCTCATTATCGGCACAAGGTTGCGGCAGTTTGAAAATAGTTCAAGATATCTTTCATCAAGGTAAGTGCCGTTGGTAAATATAGGAAAAAGTATATTCGGCTTTCTGCCTGCGGCTTCGATAACACCGCGTCGCAGCATGGGTTCACCGCCCGCTAACAGAATGAAGCTTATACCCAGTTCTTCGGCTTCATCGAACACTTTCTGCCATTCCTCATCGGTGAGCTGTTTAACGGGCTCCGCATCGACAGTTGCATGGTTACAGCGGGAATAACAGCCTGCACAGTGGAGATTGCAGCTGCTGGTTATACTTGCGATGATGAATGGCGGGATATGCTCGCCGTTATCCTCGGCTTTGCGGCGCTTTTTTGAAGCTGCACTGCTGGCAGCAGCAAAGCGAAGCATGAACACACTTTCCTTCGGATTTTTGAGAGTGGCTTTTACCGCTTCGGAAACTATACGTTCAACGCCTGCGGTCAGATAGTTTTGTAAATCAAATCCTTCGTTCATAATTATCACCCCATGATAATAAACATCGTTAACGGTTTGTGTTATCCAGTAGTTCATAAAGAAGTTCCCGAAGCTGTATGGCTTTTTCGGGTGCGATATCGACACATTTCCCGATCCGCAGCGGGATATCCTTTGCCTGCTGGCGGAGTTCCCTGCCCTTATCGGTGAGAGTTATGATGAATGAACGTTCATCCATCAGGCTCTGATGTTTTTCGATATACCCCTGCTGACGGAGTTTTTTGATTATCGGTGAAAGTGTGCCGCAGTCCAGCATAAGACGCTTGCATATCTCACCGACTGTAATTCCGTCCTTTTCCCACAGTACAAGGAAGAAGATGTACTGGGTATAGGTCAGCCCCAGTGGTTTAAGGTAGGGGGTATATAGAGAAGTGATCGCCCTTGAAGCGGCGTATATCGGGAAACAGAGCTGATTATCAAGTTTGAGAAGTTCACTGCAATCTATGTCCATTGATATCCCTCCTCTCATATTATTTGTGTACAAATATATTTTATCACACATAAACTATTTTGTCAAGAGGAAAATGAAAGTTCACAAAATATTTTTATACTTGACAAAAGGGCACAGCTATGTTATAGTATTTACAGAAAAGAATAATTTATGGGAATGATGATCTCCCGAGGTTTTTACCTGAACCGCTTATTTCAAGCTGATGACGTCTGTTTTTACGCAGATGCTGTCGGCTTTTTTTATTTTGTTCGGAGGTGCAGTTATGCTATTTTCTTTTGCAGTGATATTTCTTGCAGGACTTGGTGCGGGAGCGCTTTTTCAGATGATGAAGCTGCCGCGGGTGATAGGTATGCTGGCGGCGGGGATAGTCGTGGGGCCTTTTGCACTGGGACTTCTTGATGACAAGGTGCTGTCGGTATCGTCGGAACTTCGTCAGACGGCGCTGATAATAATCCTTATCAAAGCTGGACTGGCACTGGAACTTTCAGACCTGAAAAAAGTTGGGCGTTCGGCGGTGATGATGAGTTTTCTTCCTGCTTGTTTTGAGATGTCGGGGTACATGGTGTTCGCGCCGATGCTTCTGGGGACTTCGCGGATAGAATCAGCTTTGATGGGTGCTGTGCTTAGTGCGGTATCCCCTGCTGTGGTGGTGCCGCGAATGGTATCTCTTATCGAAAAAAATCGGGGCACTGAAAAAGGTGTTCCGCAGATGATACTGGCGGGGGCTTCATGCGATGATGTCTTCGTACTGGTGCTGTTCTCAACTTTTCTGACTATGGCGCAGGGTGGAAAAGCTGAACTTTCTGGGCTGATCAATATCCCCGTATCGATAG from Ruminococcus albus AD2013 includes:
- a CDS encoding MarR family winged helix-turn-helix transcriptional regulator, with translation MDIDCSELLKLDNQLCFPIYAASRAITSLYTPYLKPLGLTYTQYIFFLVLWEKDGITVGEICKRLMLDCGTLSPIIKKLRQQGYIEKHQSLMDERSFIITLTDKGRELRQQAKDIPLRIGKCVDIAPEKAIQLRELLYELLDNTNR
- a CDS encoding radical SAM protein, with product MNEGFDLQNYLTAGVERIVSEAVKATLKNPKESVFMLRFAAASSAASKKRRKAEDNGEHIPPFIIASITSSCNLHCAGCYSRCNHATVDAEPVKQLTDEEWQKVFDEAEELGISFILLAGGEPMLRRGVIEAAGRKPNILFPIFTNGTYLDERYLELFSNCRNLVPIMSIEGDRQRTDERRGKGIYDKLISNMDEIKKRGLIFGASVTVTTKNYKEVTSREFLDNLSERGCKAVIYVEYVPVSEESKDLAPTDTEREFMQAEIKRLRETRPEMVYVSFPGDEKSSGGCVAAGRGFFHINSHGGAEPCPFSPFSDINVRDSSLREAMDSPLFKTLRDEGYLLEDHDGGCILYEKRELIQQLINA